One segment of Anatilimnocola aggregata DNA contains the following:
- a CDS encoding response regulator encodes MIDTNILLVDDDSDTCDSMSDVFLDLGYTVDTAHDGASALELSGGHHYRLALLDYNMPDMDGLELCRRLKNMQPNIVVALITGFTSITTTGEAAEAGIRCSFLKPINFSLLMPLVEKIVGNFVFRRLGSDVPT; translated from the coding sequence GTGATAGACACAAACATCTTGTTGGTTGACGACGACTCGGACACCTGCGATTCGATGTCGGACGTGTTCTTAGATCTCGGCTACACGGTGGATACGGCCCACGATGGTGCAAGTGCCTTGGAATTGTCCGGGGGCCATCATTACCGTTTGGCGCTGCTTGACTACAACATGCCCGACATGGACGGCCTGGAACTCTGCCGACGCTTGAAGAACATGCAGCCAAACATCGTGGTTGCACTGATAACCGGCTTCACTTCCATCACCACCACGGGAGAGGCAGCCGAGGCGGGGATTAGGTGTTCGTTCCTAAAGCCAATCAATTTCTCATTGCTGATGCCGCTTGTGGAAAAAATTGTCGGAAACTTTGTTTTTCGGCGTTTGGGATCAGATGTCCCAACGTAA